Proteins found in one Magnolia sinica isolate HGM2019 chromosome 5, MsV1, whole genome shotgun sequence genomic segment:
- the LOC131247266 gene encoding uncharacterized protein LOC131247266: MMHLSIHLAYEARICGPVYYRWMYPFERFMKTFKAYVRNKTRPEGCIAEQYIQEETVIFCNQYKGKQKTSLLEKLEKRFNRVIPGLRKLEDIVDDDPNDDDVGPVGSGQSVILAGIEYEQARRWVLKSHPSYDEWEWYV, translated from the exons atgatgcatttgtcgatccatttggcttacgaggctcgcatatgtggtcctgtatactatcgatggatgtatccattcgaaag gttcatgaagacattcaaggcctatgtccgtaacaagacacgacctgagggttgtattgcagagcagtacatccaagaggagacagttatattctgcaaccaatataaaggaaaacagaaaacaagcctactggaaaagctggaaaaacggtttaacagagtcattccaggactacgtaagttggaagatatcgttgatgatgaccctaatgatgacgatgttggtccagtaggttcgggtcaaagtgttatcctagcgggtatcgaatacgaacaagctcgtagatgggtactgaagagtcatcccagctacgacgagtgggaatggtatgtataa